ACAAGACAGGTTGGGACACTACTACAAAGTAATTCCTCAGGAACCACAGGGGTGGAATTTCTAAACCCAAATCAGTCCCCACGGCCTATGTTACAGTACCCTGTACTCCCCTCCTCATTACTATTTTTAGTCATTTAAGAATAGTGGGCTGTAGAACCTTCACGTGTAAGCGTTAGCTACTCCAGAGTCCACACATTTAATCTGAAGTTACCTGAGTGGGGTTTATCCTCTGGTAGGTGTATAATCCCTGCGGTGGTACTGTCCTCCCCTTGGAAGGGACCAGCACTTAAGACGGTGTTAACCTAGATCTAGCACAGCAGGGTGCAGAGAGGGAGAGGCTGCAGAAGGCGTGTCATCCGAGCCAGGAGCAAATGGCTTTCGCATTATTCACTGTCTTCACCGTGGTACAAGAGGGCTATTGATGTCACGTAGTGTTTATTGAGAGCGTACTTTGGTCCCTCCATATCCTGTGCCGAAACCGTGTCTCTCCTCCCTGGCGTTCCCCCTCTTCTCGGTTGGGGAGCCCAGGGCGGCGGCTTGGGGACCAGCACCGCGAACACCGGCGGAGAATCTGCACCGAGCGGAGGTCCGTGACTGCGGAAGTGCACCGCGGCTCACAGACTCTCGCACCAGAGACACTTCCGCCAGCCAAGAGTCCTTCCGGGGCGGATGTCACCATGGCGGCGGCCTTGGCTCGGCTTGGGCTCCGTTCGGTCAAGCAGGTTCGGGTTCAGTTCTGCCCCTTCGAGAAGAACGTGGAATCGACGAGGTACGAGGGGCAGTGGTGTGGGGCGAAGGGACACGCCTCCCTCCCGCTGGGGATCTAGTCCCTTCTGCCCGGCGCTCACGCCGTTTTCTCACCGTAGGACCTTCCTCCAGGCGGTGAGCAGCGAGAAAGTTCGCTCCACGAACCTCAACTGCTCAGTGATTGCGGACGTGAGGCACGACGGCTCCGAGCCTTGCGTGGACGTGCTGTTCGGTGGGTTTCGTTGGGAGTCGGGCGGGAGTCGCGCGCCCTCGGCTCTGGCCCCGCAGTCCTGGTGCCTGACTCGTTTTCCCCCCTCCAGGAGATGGGCATCGCTTGATTATGCGCGGCGCTCACCTGACCGCCCAGGAAATGCTCACTGCTTTCGCCTCCCACATCCAGGTCAGGGGCGCGGCGGCGAGCGGGGACAAGCCTAGCGCCAGTACCGGGCGCTGACAGCACAGAAGAGACCAGTCAACAGATTTTAACCCAAGACTGCTAAGGACACTTAATTAAGAAGGACTTAATTACTTATATCATTATCTGGAGAGCCACAgaacgccaaaaaaaaaaaaaaaagaaagaaagaaaagaggcctGTGACTACAAACCTAACCAGTGTTTCTGGGACGAGGAAAGACGAGGGGTGCGGacaaatttgaatttatttcagtttcttaCCATCACTCACTGCTTAACCCTTTTGAATGTGGCTTCTCCTTCCACTACTCAAGGTACCTCTTACTCTATTAGAAATGCTGTTTTCTCAGTCCTCATCTTTCCATTTCAGTCGCATTTGCCACTCTTAATTCACTCCTTGTGGAACTTCTCTTTCCTCTCGGGTCCCCTGTCTTAACCATAAAGGTGTACTACTctcctttctcttatttttggggcatcttgtcttctgtcatgACTTGAACTATCCTCTTGGGTTAAATCCTATATTTCTGCTGGGCTCTAATCTTAACTTCTGTGCTATATAGTCAGGGTACCTACTACCAATTTTCGCCAAATTCCAGCAACACTTTTTGTctaaaataaaactgataatCTTGCATACTGTCTATAATGATCCTTGAACAACTGCAGGGGTACTCGTAtatgcctatttttaaaataaatactacatGATCTGTGGTTGTTTGAAGCTGCAGTTGTGGAATCATGGATGGCGACTGTAAAGTTATCCCCCCTCCCACTTCTCAACGCTGAAGGAGTGGAGCCCCTaactcccttccccaccctcatTGTTTTAGAGTCAACTGTACTTGCCTCTTCTGACTTCCTTGTTCCTTTAAAAGGCACTTCATCTGCTCAGCCTCGAgctgaaaaccacagctttatATCTGGTTCTGCCCTCTCCCTTTCCCTGCATATCCAGTCAGTAAGTTCAGAATACTTTGTCTTAAAATCTCCTGAAATGTTCTCTCCATTCCCATTCATGCTCTTGTATTATTGCTGTATTCTCTCACCTGGTCTCCTTTTTTTTCTAACCATTTTCATTCCTTAATTTTATCTTTCCAAAGCATTGGTTTTATGTCTTACTACTACTtatttctggaaaaggaaatggcaacccactccagtatcttgcctggagaattccatggacagaggagcctggtgggctacagtcagtccatggggttacaaagagtcagacacgactgagtgactaacttttcACTACTTGTTTCAGAGAACAGTGCCTAAAGTGTTTTTCATACTAGGTTAGGCTGTGGATCATGAAGTTAATTTAGGGGGTTTTAAATCAGCctttaaaaaaacagtaaaatagaataaaaagtatTAGAGTGCATGGCACATGGACTGGGAAGTATTCTTTAAGAAACCTAGGTTTTAAGCATATAATCatgaatataattatataaagtgtgtggatgtgtttttatttgcatgtaCTTGGTTGCAATATAGAATTATTTCTTACCATAGGTTGTAAGAAAAAATGCTTGATAGCCACTGGTTTAGAGAAAAACTTAAGAATGTTCAGCCAGGCATTCAAGAATCTCTGGACACTGGCTGCTATGTACTTTGCCATATATATCCTCCTACCACATTACTATAGTACTTGTCTGCTTAAAACAGTGATATTTTCAAAGGACTGGttttctcccctctctctttaa
This DNA window, taken from Bubalus kerabau isolate K-KA32 ecotype Philippines breed swamp buffalo chromosome 11, PCC_UOA_SB_1v2, whole genome shotgun sequence, encodes the following:
- the MRPL53 gene encoding large ribosomal subunit protein mL53 encodes the protein MAAALARLGLRSVKQVRVQFCPFEKNVESTRTFLQAVSSEKVRSTNLNCSVIADVRHDGSEPCVDVLFGDGHRLIMRGAHLTAQEMLTAFASHIQVRGAAASGDKPSASTGR